One genomic window of bacterium includes the following:
- the cbiM gene encoding cobalt transporter CbiM codes for MHIPDGYLGPATYGGLWAAMGPIWYYASRRLKKDLSLLQIPYLAMAAAFSLCVMVFAIPLPGGTTGHLAGSGLVAVLLGPWACVLAVSVALGIQAFVFGDGGITSLGANCFNMGFVGGMAGYLAYRLVSGSREITRVNSPHGTGSSFGWRHIMGGAMAGYVGVNAGALMTALELGIQPLIHPGSPNPPYFPYGLEITLPAVILPHLIALGALEAALTVLVLGFVRKLGTRSLSAWKAALVFVGLSVAGMSGAAEAHEFWIEGKGQELLLVFGHGPQRAQFNVDNVKTVWALDKSGSKIPVAKEKKENAVALTLSEEASLVHAEVDNGYWCKTIYGWKNVGKSKASRVVEAIRSLNHAKRLLAGGKVVLKPLEGVALDIVPLEDPFETKGKSLTVQVFFQGKPIEGAEVTGSDHQKIGKTDSNGMIKVPLSSGTQLVAVTCKQPLSGDPEADFLSVTATLSFEVGQ; via the coding sequence ATGCACATTCCGGACGGCTATCTGGGGCCAGCCACTTACGGGGGGCTTTGGGCCGCCATGGGCCCGATCTGGTACTATGCCTCAAGAAGGCTTAAAAAGGATCTAAGCCTCCTCCAGATTCCTTACTTGGCCATGGCCGCAGCTTTTAGCCTGTGTGTGATGGTCTTTGCTATTCCTCTTCCCGGTGGCACCACAGGACACCTGGCGGGCTCGGGTCTGGTGGCTGTGCTGCTGGGCCCCTGGGCTTGTGTGCTGGCGGTTTCTGTGGCCTTGGGCATACAGGCTTTTGTCTTCGGAGACGGGGGGATCACATCTCTTGGGGCAAACTGCTTCAACATGGGGTTTGTGGGCGGGATGGCCGGGTACTTGGCCTACAGGTTGGTATCAGGCTCCCGTGAGATCACAAGGGTAAATAGCCCTCATGGGACAGGCAGCAGCTTTGGCTGGCGCCACATAATGGGAGGGGCTATGGCCGGATATGTGGGAGTAAATGCTGGGGCTCTGATGACAGCTTTGGAGCTGGGAATCCAGCCCCTGATTCATCCCGGCTCTCCCAACCCTCCTTATTTCCCTTATGGTCTGGAGATAACCCTGCCTGCGGTGATTCTTCCCCATTTGATTGCCTTGGGGGCTTTGGAGGCGGCTTTGACAGTCTTGGTCCTAGGCTTTGTCAGGAAACTCGGGACACGGAGCCTTTCTGCATGGAAGGCGGCATTGGTCTTTGTGGGCCTTTCTGTAGCCGGGATGTCTGGGGCAGCTGAGGCCCATGAGTTCTGGATCGAGGGAAAAGGACAGGAGCTCTTGCTGGTATTCGGACATGGACCCCAACGTGCCCAATTCAATGTAGACAATGTCAAGACAGTCTGGGCCTTGGACAAATCTGGCTCAAAGATTCCGGTGGCTAAAGAAAAGAAAGAAAATGCTGTGGCCCTGACCCTCTCAGAAGAGGCTTCACTTGTCCATGCCGAGGTGGACAACGGGTACTGGTGCAAGACCATCTATGGATGGAAAAACGTGGGCAAGAGCAAGGCCAGTCGAGTGGTGGAGGCCATAAGATCCCTGAATCATGCCAAGAGGCTTCTTGCAGGAGGAAAGGTCGTGCTCAAGCCTCTGGAGGGGGTTGCTCTTGACATAGTGCCCCTTGAGGATCCCTTTGAGACAAAAGGGAAGAGTCTTACGGTGCAGGTCTTTTTCCAAGGAAAGCCCATTGAGGGGGCCGAGGTCACGGGATCTGATCATCAGAAGATAGGCAAAACGGACTCCAATGGAATGATCAAAGTCCCCCTTTCCTCAGGCACTCAACTGGTGGCCGTGACCTGCAAGCAACCCCTAAGCGGTGACCCTGAGGCCGACTTTCTGAGCGTTACTGCCACCCTGTCCTTCGAGGTGGGCCAATGA
- a CDS encoding CooT family nickel-binding protein encodes MCEANAYLLKGDQEELVMEAVDVLEPRGEELYLKSIFGEQKFLRARLKSTSLVEHRILLEPCP; translated from the coding sequence ATGTGTGAAGCCAACGCCTATTTGCTCAAGGGGGACCAGGAGGAATTGGTCATGGAGGCAGTGGATGTATTGGAACCCAGGGGGGAAGAGTTGTATCTCAAGAGTATTTTCGGGGAGCAGAAGTTCCTGCGGGCCAGGCTCAAGAGCACCTCTTTGGTGGAACACAGGATACTCTTGGAGCCATGCCCGTAA
- a CDS encoding transporter yields MILRVAWLVMVLFLALIPHSGWSHHGGVSLALGPGSPLEANSPLTLPQGGIVVSSRFEQVQWRKWGRFEPENKDSFSFFNLGFSYGITPWLMGSLFLPYNVKRQDTLGTLDGIGDVKVNFSLGFNYNPQKGWSLNSMEDTATTLEGSGTTYFAFIAGATFPTGKWKEKLGGEIDPGMQPGFGSPSFNVGFAASRQIWGPFSMTADMGYDVFTEREHFKFGNEFRFNLAGVYELWGKPEAFVNKIDGILELNLLNVARDEEFSIKQQATGGTILYVTPGFRFSFPSLQNMNLGIGVKLPLAKWLNEKRDQQGAEGLEKFRLISTVSVYF; encoded by the coding sequence ATGATTCTGAGAGTAGCTTGGCTGGTGATGGTTCTGTTTCTGGCTCTGATTCCCCACTCGGGCTGGTCCCACCACGGAGGGGTTAGCCTTGCCCTTGGGCCTGGCAGTCCTCTGGAGGCCAACTCTCCTCTCACACTTCCCCAAGGTGGGATAGTGGTTTCCAGCCGTTTTGAACAGGTTCAATGGCGTAAATGGGGCCGTTTCGAGCCAGAGAACAAGGATTCCTTTTCGTTTTTCAACCTGGGATTCTCCTACGGTATAACCCCTTGGCTCATGGGGAGCCTTTTTCTTCCATACAATGTAAAGAGGCAGGACACACTGGGCACCCTCGACGGCATAGGTGATGTGAAGGTTAACTTCTCCTTGGGTTTCAACTACAATCCCCAAAAGGGCTGGAGTTTGAATTCCATGGAGGACACTGCCACCACACTGGAGGGCAGCGGTACCACATACTTTGCTTTCATTGCAGGGGCAACATTTCCCACCGGGAAGTGGAAGGAAAAGCTGGGAGGCGAGATAGACCCGGGCATGCAGCCTGGTTTTGGAAGCCCTTCATTCAACGTGGGCTTCGCAGCCTCAAGACAGATTTGGGGACCTTTTTCCATGACCGCAGACATGGGCTATGATGTTTTCACGGAAAGAGAACATTTCAAGTTCGGAAACGAGTTCAGATTCAATCTGGCAGGGGTGTACGAGCTATGGGGGAAGCCAGAGGCCTTTGTGAACAAGATAGACGGAATTCTTGAGCTCAACCTTCTAAATGTGGCCAGGGACGAGGAATTCAGCATAAAGCAGCAGGCCACCGGAGGTACCATACTTTACGTGACCCCTGGTTTTCGTTTTTCCTTCCCGAGTCTTCAGAATATGAACCTGGGCATAGGGGTCAAGCTTCCACTGGCCAAATGGTTGAACGAGAAGAGAGATCAACAGGGAGCCGAGGGCCTGGAGAAATTCAGGTTGATTTCCACAGTCTCGGTATACTTCTAG
- a CDS encoding DUF3842 family protein, with the protein MKICVVDGQGGGIGSAIVKRLRETLGDKVEIIALGTNAIATAAMLKAGANKGATGENAVVRTVARVEVVVGSIGVIMAHSMMGELTPCMAEAVALSPALKILIPMTQERVHVVGVSPQPLPHMIEEIIALLRKEVDGRDV; encoded by the coding sequence GTGAAGATCTGCGTGGTGGATGGCCAGGGAGGAGGTATAGGCAGCGCCATAGTAAAGAGGCTCAGGGAAACATTGGGGGATAAGGTTGAGATAATAGCCCTCGGCACCAATGCCATTGCCACCGCCGCCATGCTAAAGGCTGGAGCCAACAAAGGGGCCACAGGGGAAAACGCTGTGGTCAGGACCGTGGCCAGGGTGGAAGTAGTAGTGGGATCCATAGGAGTTATCATGGCCCATTCCATGATGGGGGAGCTGACACCCTGTATGGCTGAGGCCGTGGCACTCTCTCCAGCCCTCAAGATTCTTATTCCCATGACCCAGGAGCGAGTGCATGTGGTTGGGGTAAGCCCTCAACCACTACCCCACATGATAGAAGAAATCATTGCTTTACTCAGAAAGGAGGTGGATGGCCGAGATGTGTGA
- the cbiQ gene encoding cobalt ECF transporter T component CbiQ, whose product MEKALAQLCAMVRRLYVQWDLAVKNGLLQKLDPRVKLALIATTVVMASLKQGLGAQLLLGSILLGLTLLSKIPLREVQGRAILLAVLFGILLPAPSALNLVNKGEVLIPVLHLKEPARFLWFHVEETVGFTRGGLGAVAVLGLRIMNSVTVTLLVLNTTSFTEIVRALKHFKLPDTLVWVILLTYRYIFVLVNLVEQMHRARSARLVKGTSSAETRKWTAHGIAFVFEKTQLRCQEIFRAMQSRGFSGQVRVEPLGGLAAGDLFGIGMMVVLVGLIAFL is encoded by the coding sequence ATGGAAAAGGCCCTTGCTCAGCTATGCGCTATGGTAAGAAGGCTCTACGTACAGTGGGATCTGGCTGTAAAAAATGGGCTTCTTCAGAAGCTGGACCCCAGGGTCAAGTTGGCTCTCATAGCAACCACTGTGGTAATGGCCAGCCTCAAGCAGGGCCTTGGGGCCCAGCTGCTTTTGGGCTCAATTCTTTTGGGGTTGACCCTGCTTTCCAAAATACCCCTGAGAGAAGTTCAAGGCAGGGCAATCCTGTTGGCAGTTTTATTCGGAATTCTCCTTCCAGCCCCATCGGCCCTGAACCTGGTAAATAAGGGTGAGGTCTTGATTCCTGTTTTGCACCTCAAAGAGCCTGCCAGGTTTCTTTGGTTTCATGTGGAGGAGACCGTGGGGTTTACCAGGGGGGGGCTTGGGGCAGTGGCCGTACTTGGACTGCGCATCATGAATTCTGTCACCGTAACCCTGCTGGTTCTCAACACCACTTCCTTCACGGAAATAGTCAGGGCGCTGAAGCATTTCAAATTGCCTGATACCTTGGTTTGGGTGATCTTGTTGACCTACAGGTATATTTTTGTGCTGGTGAACCTGGTGGAGCAGATGCACAGGGCCAGATCAGCAAGGCTGGTAAAGGGGACGAGCTCCGCAGAAACCCGTAAGTGGACGGCCCATGGTATTGCCTTTGTTTTTGAAAAGACACAGCTTCGCTGCCAGGAGATTTTCAGGGCCATGCAGTCCAGGGGATTCTCAGGCCAGGTCCGGGTGGAACCCCTTGGGGGATTGGCTGCTGGGGATCTGTTCGGCATAGGGATGATGGTGGTCTTGGTTGGGCTGATAGCATTTCTGTAA
- a CDS encoding ABC transporter ATP-binding protein — protein sequence MAELLRMEDVSLKYYGRIAALEGLSLSLEEGVRLAVIGANGSGKSSMLQIMGGVLHPDQGKVWFRNRLVNEASLRDREFRNFFRSRVGYVFQDPEVQLFCPTVMEELMFGPLQLGLSPEEARHRSMEILEMLSMGDLAKRPTYMLSGGEKKKVAIGSVLTMNPELLLFDEPTNGLDPRTQSFLVELLLALHEAGKSLVVATHDLGLVQELHAQVAVLSEEHRLERMGPADQILEDQQLLLRVNLIHEHLHRHDGKAHRHIHGHFLLHQHD from the coding sequence GTGGCAGAACTCTTGAGGATGGAGGATGTGTCTCTTAAGTATTATGGTCGCATTGCGGCCCTGGAAGGTTTGAGCCTTTCCCTGGAAGAGGGTGTAAGGCTTGCGGTAATAGGAGCCAATGGCAGCGGAAAGTCCTCCATGCTTCAGATCATGGGCGGAGTGCTTCATCCGGACCAAGGTAAGGTTTGGTTCAGAAATCGGCTCGTAAATGAGGCTTCTTTGAGAGACAGGGAGTTTCGGAATTTCTTCAGGTCCAGAGTTGGATATGTGTTTCAAGACCCTGAGGTGCAGCTTTTCTGCCCCACCGTGATGGAAGAGCTGATGTTCGGGCCATTGCAATTGGGTCTTTCTCCAGAAGAGGCCAGACACAGAAGCATGGAAATCCTAGAGATGTTGTCCATGGGGGATCTGGCCAAGAGGCCCACCTACATGCTCTCAGGTGGAGAGAAAAAAAAGGTGGCCATAGGCTCTGTCCTGACCATGAATCCAGAGCTTCTGCTCTTTGATGAGCCCACAAACGGCCTGGACCCTCGAACCCAGAGCTTTCTGGTGGAGCTTCTCTTGGCACTTCACGAGGCAGGAAAGAGCCTGGTTGTGGCAACCCATGATTTGGGATTGGTCCAGGAGCTGCACGCTCAAGTGGCTGTTTTGTCCGAAGAACATAGGCTGGAGAGGATGGGGCCAGCAGATCAAATACTGGAAGATCAACAACTGCTTCTGCGGGTGAATCTGATCCACGAACATCTGCATCGTCACGACGGGAAAGCCCATCGCCACATCCATGGCCATTTCTTGCTCCACCAGCATGATTGA